A single window of Plasmodium malariae genome assembly, chromosome: 8 DNA harbors:
- the EIF3D gene encoding eukaryotic translation initiation factor 3 subunit D, putative, whose translation MTAYRLVGVANNRTWGPDTKNEELVNCCMGDLKKYQFEPSMKFERIGKICDFTSSNYQKNLKDVNKNTNEGANSFEEELQFQTVDLRTGQKQKGNIYNKKKILNKQTTQAFTQKQQEEDNLYSSRIKTAEQKKQKLLLLAKTARINARHRIFTEWSIEPTPVWTVECEMMFNELPKKVIKLEQFKIDDIFFRGRVLYYDKRIENINVKNPPSLIILNKGANCLVCKTKDDQSLMEIVSDEEKNCQGYTTNSSVTTTTNSNNNNNPLLVVSTDQILACLMSCTQSKYSWHLLITKQGNKIIIDKDEDSIVDLLTVNENSIDAPTQDNENKLNSLQALGFEAIKINQRFRKQVLLKNEMAEQYDNISFLSKNSKTSDVLYRYRKINLPPLIHGTSKRNCTLITRGEIHAKIKGTNSSYIYICALNEYDIKSHKNWRSQIENQKGALLANEIRNNTSKLQKFICQALLSGCEDIKLGFISRKNANDAENHNILSIQSHKTKDLSTQIGLKYENIWGILRFIVDNISERPDGKYVILKDPLKALLRLYCTHDDDYH comes from the coding sequence ATGACCGCGTACAGACTTGTCGGAGTTGCAAACAACCGAACGTGGGGACCGGACACGAAGAATGAGGAGTTGGTGAACTGCTGTATGGGGGACCTAAAGAAGTACCAGTTTGAACCTTCCATGAAATTTGAGAGGATAGGTAAGATATGCGATTTTACAAGTAGTAATTACCAGAAGAATTTAAAagatgtaaataaaaatacgaaTGAAGGTGCAAATTCGTTTGAGGAAGAATTACAATTTCAAACCGTAGATTTACGTACAGGACAAAagcaaaaaggaaatatatataacaaaaagaaaatactgAATAAACAAACTACACAAGCTTTTACTCAAAAACAACAAGAAGaagataatttatatagtaGTAGAATTAAAACAGCGGAGCAGAAGAAGcagaaattattattacttgcTAAGACAGCTAGAATTAATGCAAGGCATAGGATTTTTACCGAATGGAGTATTGAGCCAACACCTGTATGGACGGTAGAATGTGAGATGATGTTTAATGAATTAcctaaaaaagtaataaagtTAGAACAGTTCAAAAtagatgatatattttttagaggtagagtattatattatgataaaCGAATTGAGAATATTAATGTAAAGAATCCACCTAgtcttataattttaaataaaggtGCTAATTGTTTAGTTTGTAAAACAAAGGATGATCAGTCATTAATGGAAATAGTATCTGATGAGGAAAAGAACTGTCAAGGGTATACTACAAATAGTAGTGTTACAACTACTactaatagtaataataataataacccCCTTTTAGTTGTTTCAACAGACCAAATATTAGCCTGTCTAATGTCATGTACCCAGTCAAAATATTCATGGCATCTATTAATAACTAAACAAgggaataaaataattatagatAAAGATGAAGATTCAATTGTTGATTTACTAACAGTTAATGAAAACTCAATTGATGCACCAACACAAGACAATGAAAATAAGTTGAACAGTTTACAAGCATTAGGATTTGAGgcaattaaaattaatcaaAGATTCAGAAAACAAGTATTGTTAAAAAACGAAATGGCTGAACAGTATGataatatttcctttttatctAAAAACAGTAAAACGAGTGATGTTCTTTATagatatagaaaaattaatttaccCCCATTAATACATGGCACGTCGAAAAGAAACTGTACATTAATTACTAGAGGAGAAATACATGCAAAAATTAAAGGTACAAACAgttcttatatttatatatgtgcattaaatgaatatgatATTAAGAGTCATAAAAATTGGAGATCCCAAATTGAAAATCAAAAAGGAGCACTACTAGCTAATGAAATTCGTAATAATACATcgaaattacaaaaatttatttgcCAAGCTTTATTAAGTGGTTGTGAAGACATAAAACTAGGTTTTATATCTagaaaaaatgcaaatgACGCAGaaaatcataatatattatcaatTCAATCACATAAAACTAAGGATCTATCTACACAAATAggtttaaaatatgaaaatatttggGGTATACTCAGATTTATTGTGGATAATATTTCAGAAAGGCCTGATGGAAAATATGTCATCTTGAAGGATCCCCTAAAGGCTCTACTTCGATTATATTGCACACACGACGACGATTACCATTAG
- the PmUG01_08023600 gene encoding conserved Plasmodium protein, unknown function translates to MIRLRYILFCKNILKKYKENEIVNKNITLLSKLKTPGHCSSRGIDREKGREEKLMEGVSDIINEGKKEKKKLFLKKLFFVALLFYSTYESIDLLQKNKEYVKKKLGNYLVLYDIIEIKIIPQKIIFDKMVERMKECIMRYMKYIQGLNQYYNYIKLMITECYNNVNIFFNIRVKNILELYPVSTSRKGINNNVPNFTNTKKLQNMRENKTEKEFLPHNNEINKSVEQEIKDKPIDIYLSDSKTNPADVHDMSNDIKNVESFINKLNISNMKEERDDEYMNNEKHTKLCPIDYNDNSYNSISNNYFTSSNNTNITGVNIEREDDESADILKYQENIELEKNFRTAYDRSTEPTEKTPKEENNKIYFNILPFEEENIPIEDHNIKGKELERANCEAGTTFDENLPGGKKGTYWSASSVLEDERFERNPEYVDIMKGTCEAIENNGEHEVVMTFKSQNGRDAIADSSADKEAEGEGKKIFTFPDGDDTYKELDREMLHSAEGVHKNVLMTQTERIIHNMENCKERCGDDNEIKEHTQSEHTVEAEEVERESEYLNNFDNMASPTTSNSTFEGTIKQSSFNKIFEKDIKNFVKNINNLNKEELKCKMIEMFINELITEKYKDILMEEEKWALKKILTIKYNNNYLRMKKKLQKELKRSMIKKLKEEEKVLRENYKKEKENFENHIMNRKQEEINMEKDKLEKELTLVQENYLKKMNIYAFDINRIKEIITEEQLKQTKLESINYIQNQIVNLQNCIIQDLSVESALLDLKKCLERDTFLEKVFKVLPYNFFSRTFKPTSNNNEKIKNEFLILYKQSVKEAFLEQQKNSYFRKIVSTFMSYLYINHQSTLNKILMHTIKENTILKANLLNLSYALNSIEQNNFIDALQYIDDLTGNCKKTFNPFNEHIKNVILFKFYLRLAVSRLILTSKTLRSCP, encoded by the coding sequence ATGATACGGTTACGATATATTCTGTTCTGCAAGAATATTCTGAAGAAATACAAAGAAAATGAGATAGTAAACAAAAACATTACTCTTCTATCTAAATTGAAAACACCTGGGCATTGCAGTAGTAGAGGAATAGATAGAGAAAAAGGAAGAGAGGAAAAGCTAATGGAAGGAGTTAGtgatattattaatgaaggaaaaaaagaaaaaaaaaaattatttttaaaaaaattgtttttcgtagccttattattttatagtacGTATGAAAGCATAGATTTACTACAAAAGAATAAGGAGtatgttaagaaaaaattaggaaattatttagtattatatgatattatagaaataaaaataataccccaaaaaataatttttgataaaatgGTCGAACGGATGAAAGAGTGTATAATGAggtatatgaaatatatacaagGATTGAACCAGtattataattacattaaaCTAATGATTACAgaatgttataataatgtcaatattttttttaatatacgaGTGAAGAATATTTTAGAACTATATCCTGTCTCTACAAGTCGAAAgggtataaataataacgtACCCAATTTTACAAACACGAAAAAACTACAGAATATGAGGGAGAACAAAACAGAAAAAGAGTTTCTTCCCCACAACAATGAAATTAACAAGTCTGTTGAACAGGAGATAAAGGACAAACCGATCGACATTTACTTAAGTGATTCAAAAACAAATCCAGCTGATGTGCATGATATGAGTAacgatataaaaaatgtagaaagTTTCATCaacaaattaaatatctCAAATATGAAGGAGGAAAGGGATGatgaatatatgaacaatGAAAAACACACTAAGCTATGTCCTATCGACTACAATGATAACTCATATAACTCtattagtaataattattttacgaGTTCTAATAATACAAACATAACAGGCGTTAATATAGAAAGGGAAGATGACGAATCAGCGGACATCTTGAAATATCAAGAGAACATCGAATTAGAGAAAAACTTTCGTACTGCGTATGATAGAAGTACAGAACCTACTGAGAAAACACCTAAagaggaaaataataaaatatactttaataTACTTCCGTTTGAGGAAGAAAATATCCCCATAGAAGACCATAATATAAAGGGGAAAGAGTTAGAGAGGGCGAATTGTGAAGCAGGTACTACTTTTGATGAAAATTTACCAGGGGGGAAGAAAGGGACCTATTGGAGTGCCTCTAGTGTGCTAGAGGACGAACGGTTTGAACGTAATCCAGAATATGTGGATATTATGAAGGGTACATGTGAGGCTATAGAGAATAATGGAGAACATGAGGTCGTAATGACTTTTAAGAGTCAAAATGGAAGGGACGCAATAGCAGACTCTTCTGCGGATAAGGAAGCTGAGGGTGAGGGGAAAAAGATTTTTACCTTTCCAGATGGTGATGATACATATAAAGAACTAGACCGTGAAATGCTTCATTCTGCTGAAGGTGTTCATAAGAATGTATTAATGACGCAAACGGAGAGGATCATTCACAATATGGAGAACTGTAAAGAGAGGTGTGGTGATGATAATGAGATAAAAGAACATACGCAATCTGAACATACTGTTGAAGCAGAAGAAGTAGAAAGAGAAAGTGAATACctaaataattttgataatatGGCTAGTCCGACAACGTCAAATAGCACTTTCGAAGGAACAATAAAACAGTCcagttttaataaaatttttgaaaaggatataaaaaattttgtaaaaaatataaataatttaaataaagaagaattaaaatgtaAGATGATAGAAATGTTTATAAATGAACTAATAACAGAAAAGTATAAAGACATATTAATGGAAGAAGAAAAGTGGgcactaaaaaaaatactgacaattaaatataataataattatttgagaatgaaaaaaaaattacaaaaagaattaaaacgatctatgataaaaaaattaaaagaagaagaaaaagtattaagggaaaattataaaaaggaaaaagaaaattttgaaaatcaTATTATGAATAGGAAACAGGAAGAAATTAACATGGAAAAAGATAAACTAGAAAAGGAGTTAACACTAGTCCAGGagaattatttgaaaaaaatgaatatatatgcatttgaTATTAATAggataaaagaaattataacaGAAGAGCAACTAAAACAAACAAAACTAGAAAGCATAAATTACATTCAAAATCAGATAGTAAATTTACAGAATTGTATAATTCAAGATTTATCTGTTGAGTCAGCTTTGCtggatttaaaaaaatgtctAGAGAGAGAtacatttttagaaaaagtttttaaagtattaccttataatttcttttctcGAACATTCAAACCGactagtaataataatgagaaaATCAAGAACGagtttcttattttatataagcaAAGTGTGAAGGAGGCATTTTtagaacaacaaaaaaatagctattttagaaaaatagtCAGCACATTTATGTCTTATCTGTACATTAATCATCAGTCcacattaaataaaattttaatgcacacaataaaagaaaatacaatTCTTAAAGCGAACTTGCTGAATCTATCGTATGCCTTAAACAGCattgaacaaaataatttcatagaCGCATTACAGTATATAGATGACTTAACTggaaattgtaaaaaaacgTTTAATCCTTTTAAcgaacatataaaaaatgtaattttgtTTAAGTTCTACTTAAGACTGGCTGTCTCAAGGTTAATACTAACAAGTAAAACGTTGAGGAGTTGTCCCTAA